Proteins co-encoded in one Candidatus Neomarinimicrobiota bacterium genomic window:
- the gap gene encoding type I glyceraldehyde-3-phosphate dehydrogenase, protein MSIRVGLNGFGRVGRSILRAAKQTNAELNFVGINDLCNTQSLATVLKYDSVHGVYPGEISVEDDILTVDNDHIKILSEEDPSKLPWGDLDVDVVIEATGVFRQRKQLEQHLDAGASQVVLTVPAKDEIDATVVMGVNDNKLTGEEKIISNASCTTNCAAILAKVVNDAFGISHGYLITVHAYTMDQRLLDYPHRDMRRARSAALSIIPTSTGAAKSVGKVIPELDGKLDGMAYRVPIPDGSIVDLSLELEQGVTKEEVDKAFLEASATKLKGYLQYNEEPLVSVDIIGNRFSAIYDAPLTSVLRDDFIKISGWYDNESGYAMRVVDLTQKVVQLRKNR, encoded by the coding sequence ATGAGTATTCGTGTCGGATTAAATGGATTCGGACGAGTGGGCCGTTCCATTTTGCGTGCCGCTAAACAGACTAACGCTGAATTGAATTTCGTTGGTATCAATGACCTCTGTAATACGCAAAGTCTGGCTACCGTCTTGAAATACGATTCGGTTCATGGTGTATATCCCGGGGAAATTTCGGTGGAGGACGATATCCTGACCGTAGATAACGATCATATAAAAATCCTTTCAGAAGAAGATCCTTCCAAACTTCCCTGGGGAGATCTTGATGTGGATGTGGTCATTGAAGCGACGGGCGTGTTTCGCCAGCGGAAGCAATTGGAGCAGCATCTTGACGCCGGTGCATCGCAAGTTGTACTGACGGTTCCTGCCAAAGATGAAATTGACGCCACTGTTGTGATGGGAGTCAACGATAACAAACTCACCGGCGAAGAAAAAATTATCTCCAATGCCTCCTGCACTACGAACTGCGCCGCAATTCTCGCAAAGGTAGTGAACGATGCATTTGGGATCAGTCACGGATATTTAATTACGGTACATGCCTATACCATGGATCAAAGGCTGCTCGACTATCCGCATCGCGATATGCGCAGGGCGCGGTCTGCCGCACTGTCGATTATTCCAACCTCAACCGGTGCCGCGAAATCCGTGGGTAAGGTTATTCCGGAGCTGGACGGAAAACTCGATGGCATGGCATATCGCGTACCAATCCCCGATGGTTCTATCGTAGATCTTTCTCTGGAGTTGGAGCAGGGGGTGACCAAGGAAGAAGTGGACAAAGCATTTCTGGAAGCCTCGGCAACTAAACTCAAGGGGTATCTCCAGTACAACGAAGAACCGCTAGTTTCAGTGGATATTATCGGAAATCGCTTCTCAGCGATTTATGACGCACCGCTCACAAGTGTCCTTCGGGATGACTTTATAAAGATTTCGGGATGGTACGACAACGAATCCGGCTATGCGATGCGGGTGGTGGATTTAACACAGAAAGTGGTTCAGCTCCGGAAGAATCGCTGA
- a CDS encoding lytic murein transglycosylase, giving the protein MDRKFRPVLYITLGVIILFAIVLYRPGRTTAPTMPSNMQLPDAGVYASLVERLSKDGYDDSTLRQLYSPGNDVFYERVTKVHLKHRERSDPYEKMYNDRAIRSIREFRAQHQEIFESVDEQYAVDPGVISAILYVESRFGQSAGTHPVVYVFSSMALAGEDWNINALVDEMESELAHLSENERGEKIAYLRRRAESKSSWAYDELKSLLDINRSHNVDILDLRGSWAGAFGMPQFLPSSFRAYAVDGDGDGQIDITQPADAINSVAHYLYRNGWRGRITENKKRKAVWRYNHSWYYVDLIMKLSDAVES; this is encoded by the coding sequence ATGGACAGAAAATTTCGTCCAGTCTTATACATAACTCTAGGTGTCATTATACTGTTTGCGATCGTTCTGTACAGACCGGGACGTACAACTGCCCCCACCATGCCCTCCAACATGCAGCTCCCGGATGCCGGCGTTTATGCATCGTTGGTAGAACGGCTCTCCAAAGATGGATATGACGATTCGACACTCAGACAACTGTATTCTCCCGGGAATGACGTCTTTTATGAGCGGGTCACTAAAGTACATCTAAAACATCGCGAGCGCTCAGATCCTTATGAAAAAATGTATAATGATCGCGCCATTCGGTCGATCCGGGAGTTCAGAGCGCAACATCAGGAAATCTTTGAATCAGTTGACGAACAATATGCCGTTGATCCGGGAGTCATTTCCGCCATTTTATATGTGGAATCCCGGTTTGGGCAATCCGCCGGAACCCATCCGGTGGTGTATGTCTTCAGTTCTATGGCGCTGGCCGGTGAAGACTGGAACATCAATGCATTAGTTGATGAAATGGAATCGGAACTGGCGCACCTGTCTGAAAACGAAAGAGGAGAGAAAATAGCCTACCTTCGCAGACGGGCTGAGTCGAAATCATCCTGGGCATACGACGAATTGAAATCGTTGCTGGATATAAACCGGTCCCATAACGTTGACATTTTGGATCTCCGGGGTTCCTGGGCCGGGGCATTCGGGATGCCGCAATTTTTACCGTCCTCTTTCAGAGCATATGCCGTTGACGGCGATGGAGACGGACAGATCGATATTACTCAACCGGCGGATGCGATTAACTCGGTCGCGCATTATCTGTATAGAAACGGCTGGCGTGGACGAATTACGGAGAACAAAAAACGCAAAGCGGTGTGGAGGTACAATCACTCCTGGTATTACGTGGATCTGATTATGAAACTGTCAGATGCGGTCGAGTCATGA
- a CDS encoding alpha/beta hydrolase, with product MPYIELPHYRLHYQQYGSGPALVFLHGLTFDSRMWQAQYDVFRDENLVLGLDFRGHGYSDAPEEPYTLDTYIGDVSALLNALHLPNAILVGLSLGGAVALEFAARYPQRVSGLALASPALAGYEWSRAWKETMNRIQQAGNLRTLRQNLRQYWLNDPMFAKVRTMREHAALLRKMATSFSGMPLLHGNMQIKSRDNVSDRLRKIRCPVSVVTGQGDRSDFRSIAKTLASKLERVEWHQLDDAGHMVNMEKSQHFNSLLRQFLYRVDAGGF from the coding sequence ATGCCATATATCGAATTGCCACATTATCGGTTGCATTACCAGCAATATGGGAGCGGGCCCGCTCTTGTATTCCTCCACGGCCTGACTTTTGACAGTCGGATGTGGCAGGCTCAGTACGATGTATTTCGTGATGAAAATTTGGTGCTCGGACTGGATTTTCGGGGACACGGATATTCCGACGCACCCGAGGAGCCGTATACCTTGGATACCTACATTGGTGACGTTTCCGCACTGTTGAACGCCCTGCACCTTCCCAATGCTATCCTGGTGGGACTGTCGTTGGGTGGAGCGGTGGCGCTGGAATTTGCAGCCAGGTATCCGCAACGGGTCAGCGGTTTAGCACTGGCATCACCGGCCCTGGCTGGCTACGAATGGTCCCGAGCATGGAAGGAAACAATGAATCGGATTCAGCAGGCGGGAAATTTACGGACGCTCCGGCAAAACCTGCGACAATACTGGCTGAATGATCCCATGTTCGCCAAAGTCCGGACCATGAGGGAACATGCCGCACTTCTCAGAAAGATGGCGACTTCCTTCTCTGGAATGCCGTTGCTGCATGGTAATATGCAGATTAAATCCAGAGATAACGTCAGCGACCGGCTCCGAAAAATCAGGTGCCCGGTCAGCGTAGTGACGGGACAGGGGGACCGCAGTGATTTTCGAAGTATCGCCAAAACCCTTGCATCAAAATTAGAACGTGTAGAGTGGCACCAGTTGGATGATGCAGGGCATATGGTTAACATGGAAAAATCGCAGCATTTTAATTCGTTGCTGCGCCAATTCCTCTACCGGGTGGATGCCGGCGGATTTTGA
- a CDS encoding leucyl aminopeptidase, with product MAHLESITSSTPEITTGEWSLLCLGIFDDKELSDYQLQYNEAFGDQIQMLLEQEDFQGEFGQTEMLHFDGQSPVSRVLLLGLGTREAYTLDKVRQAGGHAVREAQKRRIKDFAVELFGLQKLEVSESEVAQALTEGLILGSYQFTEYKTRDTDKIFIAKKATILADGDVDDAITTGSAVARATAFVRDIALHPSNVMTPSRLSEEAEQIAKIGGFKYRVYDRNEFEQMGMGAFAGVAKGADEPPKLIVLEYYGGENGEPPVAFVGKGITFDTGGISIKPSKSMYNMKFDMCGGAAVLGIMYAIAELKPATNVIGIVAATENMPDGRAYKPGDILKAYNGKTIEVLNTDAEGRLALADALAYAEKEFEPKYMVNFATLTGAAVVALGHHASALMGNNDELINGIIDAGEYTGERCWQLPLWEEYSQHMKSDVADVKNLGSQGAGSITAGAFLKEFVGETPWAHLDIAGTAWWKEDRPYIPKGASGVGVRLMVRWLTETLKS from the coding sequence ATGGCACATTTGGAATCAATAACGAGTAGTACACCGGAGATCACGACCGGGGAATGGTCGCTATTATGCCTCGGAATTTTTGATGATAAAGAATTGTCAGATTATCAACTGCAGTATAACGAGGCATTTGGTGACCAGATTCAGATGCTGCTTGAGCAGGAGGATTTTCAGGGAGAGTTCGGTCAGACCGAAATGCTGCATTTCGATGGGCAAAGTCCGGTCAGCCGTGTATTACTACTGGGATTAGGTACCAGAGAGGCCTACACCCTGGACAAGGTGCGGCAGGCCGGCGGGCATGCGGTGCGGGAAGCGCAGAAGCGCCGGATCAAGGATTTTGCCGTCGAATTGTTCGGCTTGCAAAAATTAGAGGTATCCGAATCGGAGGTAGCGCAGGCATTAACCGAGGGCCTCATACTCGGCTCCTATCAATTTACGGAATATAAAACCCGGGACACGGATAAGATATTCATTGCAAAGAAAGCAACAATTCTGGCAGATGGCGACGTTGACGATGCGATTACCACCGGGAGTGCTGTCGCCCGGGCCACGGCTTTCGTGCGTGATATCGCACTGCATCCAAGCAATGTTATGACGCCTTCGCGTCTGTCGGAAGAGGCCGAACAAATCGCAAAGATCGGCGGATTTAAGTATCGGGTGTATGACCGGAACGAATTCGAGCAGATGGGGATGGGCGCATTTGCCGGCGTGGCCAAAGGTGCAGATGAACCACCGAAACTGATTGTACTGGAATACTATGGTGGAGAAAATGGAGAACCACCTGTTGCATTTGTGGGAAAAGGTATCACATTTGATACCGGAGGAATTTCAATCAAGCCGTCCAAGTCTATGTACAATATGAAGTTCGACATGTGTGGTGGCGCAGCTGTCCTGGGAATTATGTATGCGATTGCTGAGCTCAAACCGGCAACAAATGTCATCGGAATTGTGGCTGCGACGGAAAATATGCCCGATGGACGTGCCTACAAACCGGGGGATATCCTGAAGGCTTATAACGGTAAAACGATTGAAGTCCTGAATACGGACGCAGAAGGTCGATTGGCACTTGCCGATGCACTGGCGTATGCGGAAAAGGAGTTCGAACCAAAATATATGGTCAACTTTGCAACGCTGACTGGCGCTGCTGTTGTGGCATTGGGACATCACGCCTCCGCATTGATGGGCAATAACGATGAGCTTATCAACGGAATTATCGATGCTGGGGAATATACCGGGGAACGGTGCTGGCAGCTGCCATTGTGGGAAGAGTATTCCCAACACATGAAAAGTGACGTAGCTGATGTGAAAAATCTCGGGAGCCAGGGCGCAGGCTCTATCACTGCTGGTGCATTTCTGAAGGAATTTGTCGGCGAAACCCCGTGGGCTCACCTGGATATCGCCGGTACGGCATGGTGGAAAGAGGACCGTCCGTACATACCCAAAGGGGCATCCGGGGTCGGTGTCCGACTGATGGTACGGTGGTTGACGGAGACATTGAAGAGCTAG
- a CDS encoding amino acid permease — protein sequence MNQQSSQSEAVQLNRDLSLFDITMIGVGAMIGAGIFVLTGEAAGVAGPALILSFALNGIVTIFTAMVYAELGSAIPEAGGGYLWIKEGLPGANAFLAGWMSWFAHAVAGALYALGFGAFIFELLRILDAPLLQYGIDLTMGKKLFGTGIAAIFAYINFRGASETGMAGNIVTVSKVLVIAIFCFFGLKFMFFPDWWFSFGTGGGMGTSQLQPFIPDETGWMGILSAMGLTFIAFEGYEIIVQAGEEVVEPRKNIPKAVFWSLAIVVPIYMVVAFVLVGASQSELLIQALEAIDAHIPGDISAQVANWKILRHVGELGLARAAAQFVPYGAVLILAGGVLSTMSALNATTFSSTRVSFAMGRDKNLPDLFAAIHPDRRTPHYALLFTAALIIFMVLFVPITTVAAAADIMFLLLFLQVNIAVITIRKKYGDKLAYGYLMPFYPIVPIIGIVTKFALALFMFDHYPEAWFYVLIWLAVGFGLYRMYAKGREREKAATPVLAEEKPIETKQKTVLIPVADPETAKTHIDLGARIARHSDSQILLLHVVTVPSQLPPRAANRFVEDARPILDSARKYAEQYDLPVSTQIRVGHKPAAAIIFTAQDKNTDYLIMGWKGTVHREKTVIGSNIDMVMKESNTHAIVMQHDGDEEIKRVLVPVANPKTAPLGLAVASLLVEEKADTVIDVLHVSRESLNEEERQEFRKQVFRFAREKEGSQEALIADSSRFSFQFIDNSEPEQTIIQHSEQYDRIVLGTSQDELFRRKVFGRTPTRLAERSRCPVVFVRPKQPDFKFEMQDFFQFFRELEEMGHPEDSSENASQGE from the coding sequence ATGAATCAACAGTCTTCACAGTCGGAAGCGGTTCAGTTAAATCGTGACTTGAGTCTTTTTGACATCACCATGATCGGCGTCGGTGCCATGATTGGCGCCGGGATTTTTGTGTTAACCGGAGAAGCCGCCGGAGTCGCCGGTCCGGCGCTGATCCTGAGCTTCGCCCTGAACGGGATCGTCACCATATTTACGGCTATGGTCTACGCTGAACTCGGGTCAGCTATTCCGGAAGCCGGCGGTGGATATCTCTGGATAAAGGAAGGACTGCCCGGCGCCAACGCCTTCCTTGCCGGCTGGATGAGCTGGTTTGCCCACGCGGTCGCCGGGGCACTGTATGCGCTGGGATTCGGGGCGTTCATCTTCGAATTATTGCGCATCCTGGATGCCCCGCTGCTCCAGTACGGGATTGACCTGACCATGGGCAAGAAACTGTTCGGTACAGGCATCGCAGCCATCTTTGCCTATATCAATTTCCGGGGCGCCAGCGAAACCGGGATGGCGGGCAATATTGTGACGGTGTCCAAGGTTTTGGTCATCGCAATTTTCTGCTTTTTCGGACTGAAGTTTATGTTTTTCCCGGATTGGTGGTTCTCCTTTGGAACAGGCGGCGGTATGGGCACCTCCCAGCTGCAGCCGTTCATTCCGGATGAGACCGGCTGGATGGGGATCCTCTCCGCCATGGGACTCACATTCATCGCGTTCGAAGGCTACGAAATCATCGTTCAGGCTGGCGAAGAGGTGGTCGAGCCGAGGAAAAACATCCCCAAGGCGGTATTCTGGTCCCTGGCTATCGTGGTGCCAATCTATATGGTGGTCGCCTTTGTATTGGTGGGGGCTTCGCAGTCAGAGCTCCTTATCCAGGCATTGGAAGCCATAGATGCGCATATTCCCGGAGATATTTCCGCCCAGGTTGCCAACTGGAAGATCCTCCGGCACGTGGGGGAACTCGGGCTTGCCCGGGCTGCCGCCCAGTTCGTGCCCTACGGCGCTGTGTTGATATTGGCGGGAGGCGTATTGTCGACCATGTCAGCCCTGAATGCCACCACCTTCTCCTCCACGCGGGTTTCATTCGCCATGGGACGGGACAAAAACCTGCCGGATCTGTTTGCCGCGATTCATCCGGATCGCCGGACGCCCCACTACGCGCTGTTATTTACCGCAGCGTTGATCATCTTTATGGTATTGTTCGTTCCGATTACGACGGTAGCGGCTGCGGCTGATATCATGTTTCTGCTGCTCTTCCTCCAGGTGAACATCGCGGTGATCACCATCCGGAAAAAATACGGCGACAAGCTGGCGTACGGCTACCTGATGCCGTTTTATCCTATAGTCCCCATTATCGGCATCGTAACCAAATTCGCCCTCGCCCTGTTTATGTTTGATCACTATCCGGAAGCGTGGTTCTACGTGTTGATCTGGCTGGCGGTCGGTTTTGGTCTGTACAGGATGTATGCCAAAGGCAGGGAGCGGGAAAAGGCAGCCACGCCGGTCCTGGCGGAAGAAAAACCGATTGAAACCAAGCAGAAAACTGTCCTCATTCCTGTGGCGGATCCCGAAACAGCCAAAACCCATATCGACCTCGGAGCCCGGATCGCCCGTCACTCAGATAGTCAAATCCTTCTCCTGCATGTGGTTACCGTACCATCACAGCTCCCACCCAGAGCCGCAAACAGATTTGTTGAAGATGCCCGCCCAATCCTGGACAGCGCCCGAAAGTACGCCGAACAATATGACCTGCCCGTCAGCACCCAAATCCGGGTGGGACATAAACCGGCAGCGGCTATCATTTTTACGGCTCAGGATAAAAACACCGACTATCTGATCATGGGCTGGAAAGGAACAGTCCACAGGGAGAAAACCGTCATCGGATCCAACATTGACATGGTGATGAAGGAATCCAATACCCATGCCATTGTGATGCAGCATGACGGTGATGAAGAGATAAAAAGGGTTCTGGTTCCGGTGGCGAATCCGAAAACGGCGCCCCTGGGACTTGCGGTCGCCTCCCTGCTGGTGGAGGAAAAGGCTGATACCGTCATCGATGTGTTGCACGTTTCCAGAGAAAGTCTGAACGAAGAGGAACGACAAGAATTCCGGAAACAGGTGTTCCGGTTTGCCCGGGAGAAAGAGGGCAGCCAGGAGGCGCTTATCGCAGATTCCTCCCGCTTCTCATTTCAGTTCATTGATAATTCGGAACCGGAGCAAACAATTATCCAACACTCTGAACAGTACGATCGGATTGTGCTCGGCACCAGCCAGGACGAACTGTTCCGGCGGAAAGTGTTCGGACGCACTCCGACCCGGCTGGCGGAACGATCCCGATGTCCGGTAGTCTTCGTCCGGCCGAAACAGCCGGATTTCAAATTCGAGATGCAGGATTTCTTCCAATTCTTCCGGGAGCTGGAAGAGATGGGACACCCGGAAGATTCCTCAGAAAATGCGTCACAAGGAGAGTAG
- a CDS encoding TrkH family potassium uptake protein, giving the protein MTGDSYLRSRYGVILGYIGLIMMISSLFLLLPLSVLFAWPAEKELAFAFLVPAGSLLGIGLLLWFFFKPPPGTDLTLEEARVSVLLSWIALFIFSAWPFYLGADMSWTLALFEAVSGWTTTGLTVVDEQSTLHIFLLWRSIMQVGGGAGLAILMLASVTGPIGPSLGRAEGRQQLVPNVKASAKVVLILYVGYIVIGILGYSLAGLGFFDAVNHSLAAVSTGGFSTKGASIGHWNSIAVEAVSLPLMILGNLNFLVAWLILRGKIRAVSKNGELRFFTCLLLLVIPLLFFLTVQGIYPSLGKEIRVAVFETVTALTTTGFTSTSYQGWNAVGMFLTIVLMFIGGGTGSTAGGIKQFRIYLLFKSIYWAIRRELLPRSAVEFNSVWEGDNEIQVSKNLQVRVGGYAFLYLVAIGVGATVLMAHGYGFMESLFEYASAQGTVGLSVGITGPQAPPGVLYTEMVGMFLGRLEFLVILIGIVKLSRDVPSLVKSSRDVDTPE; this is encoded by the coding sequence GTGACAGGAGATTCGTATCTCAGGAGCCGGTATGGAGTAATCCTGGGGTATATCGGGCTTATCATGATGATAAGCAGTCTATTTTTACTTCTACCACTGAGTGTGTTATTCGCATGGCCGGCAGAGAAAGAGTTGGCTTTTGCATTCCTGGTTCCGGCTGGCAGCCTCCTTGGTATCGGGCTGCTCCTGTGGTTCTTTTTCAAGCCGCCTCCCGGTACCGATCTGACGCTGGAAGAAGCGCGGGTGTCCGTCCTGCTCAGCTGGATAGCCTTATTTATCTTCTCTGCATGGCCATTCTACCTCGGGGCGGATATGTCATGGACACTTGCCCTGTTTGAGGCGGTAAGCGGATGGACGACTACCGGACTGACTGTGGTGGATGAACAAAGCACGCTCCATATTTTCCTCCTCTGGCGAAGCATTATGCAAGTGGGAGGAGGAGCAGGGCTGGCAATCCTGATGCTGGCATCCGTCACCGGTCCTATCGGTCCTTCTCTTGGGCGGGCTGAAGGACGACAACAGCTTGTACCAAATGTCAAAGCCTCAGCAAAGGTGGTTTTGATTCTGTATGTCGGATATATCGTCATTGGCATTCTCGGATATTCTCTGGCGGGACTTGGATTCTTCGACGCCGTAAATCACTCTCTTGCGGCTGTATCGACGGGAGGATTTTCAACGAAAGGCGCCAGCATTGGCCATTGGAATTCCATCGCGGTCGAAGCCGTCTCTCTCCCCTTGATGATTCTCGGAAATCTGAATTTTCTGGTTGCCTGGCTGATCCTGCGTGGCAAAATTCGGGCAGTCTCAAAGAATGGAGAACTCCGCTTCTTCACGTGCCTGCTTCTGCTCGTCATACCTTTGCTCTTTTTTCTCACTGTGCAGGGAATATATCCCAGCCTCGGGAAAGAGATTCGGGTCGCGGTGTTCGAAACTGTTACTGCATTGACTACCACCGGATTTACATCCACTAGTTATCAGGGATGGAATGCAGTTGGGATGTTTCTCACTATTGTACTCATGTTCATCGGGGGTGGAACCGGCTCCACTGCCGGCGGAATCAAACAATTTCGGATATATCTTTTGTTCAAGTCTATCTATTGGGCAATACGTCGCGAGTTGCTGCCGCGCTCAGCCGTGGAATTCAATTCTGTCTGGGAAGGAGATAATGAAATCCAGGTGTCAAAGAACCTCCAGGTCCGTGTCGGAGGATATGCTTTTCTCTATCTGGTTGCGATCGGAGTCGGGGCGACGGTGTTGATGGCACACGGGTACGGGTTCATGGAGTCCCTATTCGAGTACGCCTCAGCCCAGGGAACCGTCGGGCTTTCGGTCGGTATTACCGGGCCACAAGCCCCACCCGGCGTTCTCTATACCGAGATGGTCGGGATGTTTCTGGGGAGATTGGAATTTTTGGTCATCCTGATCGGTATTGTGAAACTATCCCGGGATGTCCCGTCCTTAGTCAAATCATCCCGCGATGTGGACACACCAGAATGA
- a CDS encoding TrkA family potassium uptake protein — MKIILSGNGSTLYFLTRTFINKGHSVTVINDRKEECDKIAQQMKVLTLHGDFTTPSILEEAGIRQADAVLAVSPYDYENLITCQLAALRFHVPRTLAVVQDPDNEEIFQQLGIDAFAVTKVVTKLIEQRTVLEEMTSIIPVGGGKVNISEVILPATAPAVGKTLHELSLPENVIIGFILREEEQLIPRGQTVLRSGDRLIVIALPDSQSEALKVLTGDAS; from the coding sequence ATGAAGATCATTCTCAGTGGGAATGGCAGCACGTTGTATTTCCTCACTCGTACCTTCATTAATAAAGGCCATTCGGTTACCGTCATAAACGACAGGAAAGAGGAGTGCGATAAGATTGCGCAACAAATGAAAGTACTGACCCTCCATGGGGATTTTACCACTCCGTCAATCCTGGAAGAGGCGGGAATACGTCAGGCGGATGCCGTTCTTGCAGTGTCCCCGTATGATTATGAAAATTTAATTACCTGCCAGCTTGCAGCATTGCGGTTTCACGTCCCCCGAACACTGGCGGTTGTGCAGGATCCGGATAATGAAGAGATATTTCAACAGCTGGGCATTGATGCTTTCGCCGTAACGAAAGTGGTGACCAAACTGATCGAACAGCGAACCGTCCTTGAGGAGATGACAAGTATTATCCCGGTTGGAGGCGGCAAAGTGAATATCTCGGAAGTGATCCTTCCGGCGACTGCCCCGGCAGTTGGAAAAACCTTACATGAACTTTCGTTACCTGAAAATGTCATCATCGGATTTATCCTGCGGGAGGAGGAGCAACTGATACCGCGCGGACAAACCGTGCTCCGGAGCGGGGATCGATTGATCGTTATTGCTCTGCCAGATTCCCAGAGCGAAGCCTTGAAAGTGCTGACCGGCGATGCATCGTAA
- a CDS encoding TrkA family potassium uptake protein, which yields MAKLRTKPSEWLKKPAENGEKYIVVIGCGRLGSLLANRTSKAGHSVVVVDTEKRAFEKLATGFSGFRIEGNTTELAVLKKAKLDQADVVFVTTRDDTINLTVAQIASRIFSVPKVVARVFDPEREEIYHTQEIETISPTILAGEEFLSAIQEANTRK from the coding sequence ATGGCAAAACTCCGAACCAAACCATCGGAATGGTTAAAGAAACCGGCTGAAAATGGGGAAAAATATATTGTGGTAATCGGTTGTGGCCGGTTGGGCTCTTTATTAGCCAACCGGACGAGCAAAGCCGGACACAGTGTGGTCGTGGTGGATACTGAGAAACGTGCGTTTGAAAAACTGGCGACCGGCTTTAGCGGATTCCGGATTGAAGGGAATACAACAGAGCTGGCGGTACTGAAAAAAGCGAAACTTGACCAGGCCGACGTTGTGTTTGTCACCACACGGGATGATACGATTAATCTCACGGTGGCCCAAATTGCCAGCCGCATTTTCTCCGTTCCCAAGGTGGTAGCCCGGGTCTTCGATCCGGAACGGGAAGAAATTTACCATACTCAGGAAATTGAAACCATTTCCCCGACGATCCTGGCAGGTGAAGAGTTTCTGTCGGCAATCCAGGAAGCAAATACCAGAAAGTAG
- a CDS encoding response regulator, producing MAKQKLLIVDDEPNIRLTVTRALESLGVETDTAASGEEALKKVEAGDFQAVLLDLKIPKPDGLEVLRRLRQEQLDIPVVMISAFGSIDTAVEALNLGAVDFLQKPFSPTEIREAVQQALRGKESEPWTKEQYMDNLREAASLLKSHQLDKAERLIKQALIALPDKPNAYNVLGVLLEYRHLNEEAKKLYRAALGVDQSFTPASKNLDRLSSNVSSGQLNMGV from the coding sequence ATGGCTAAACAAAAATTATTAATTGTAGATGACGAGCCCAATATCCGTTTGACAGTTACCCGGGCTCTGGAATCACTCGGTGTGGAAACTGACACCGCAGCATCCGGGGAAGAAGCCCTAAAAAAAGTCGAAGCCGGGGATTTCCAGGCGGTCTTGCTGGATCTCAAAATTCCGAAGCCGGATGGACTGGAAGTCTTGCGCCGACTTCGCCAAGAGCAATTGGACATACCAGTGGTTATGATCTCTGCCTTCGGTTCTATTGATACTGCGGTGGAGGCATTAAATCTGGGCGCTGTGGACTTTCTTCAAAAACCCTTCAGTCCAACGGAAATCCGGGAAGCGGTCCAGCAGGCATTACGGGGCAAAGAGTCGGAACCCTGGACGAAGGAGCAATACATGGATAATCTTCGGGAAGCGGCTTCTTTGCTAAAATCCCACCAGCTGGACAAGGCGGAGCGTTTAATAAAGCAGGCTCTTATCGCTCTTCCGGACAAACCAAATGCTTATAATGTTCTGGGCGTGCTGCTGGAATACCGGCATCTGAACGAGGAGGCAAAAAAATTATATCGGGCAGCGTTGGGAGTTGACCAGTCATTTACACCGGCATCTAAAAACCTGGATCGACTCAGTAGTAACGTGTCATCCGGGCAACTGAACATGGGAGTCTGA